From Thunnus albacares chromosome 22, fThuAlb1.1, whole genome shotgun sequence, the proteins below share one genomic window:
- the LOC122974238 gene encoding low affinity immunoglobulin gamma Fc region receptor II-b-like isoform X1, which yields MEITSLCLMLSATLSISPNRSQFFQYDQISLSCEAPANSSGWIVRRNTSKLTSQQCTYGWGISTKSSCIIENAYESDTGLYWCESQRGECSNTVNITVTDGVVILESPGLPVTEGDDVTLLCSYKEEDEIKSTSNFSASFYKNGVFIGSQPAGKMTLRAVSRSNEGLYECEHPTKGGSSQSWLAVRAGAQPTSVPTTPPAPLKSLRLLCTILLFILYNVILIMCVLIYRRWA from the exons ATGGAGATCACATCACTCTGCCTGATGCTCT CAGCCACACTGAGCATCAGTCCCAACAGATCTCAGTTTTTTCAGTATGACCAAATCTCTCTGAGCTGTGAGGCACCAGCAAACTCCAGCGGCTGGATAGTGAGGAGAAACACTTCGAAACTGACATCTCAGCAATGCACGTATGGCTGGGGAATCTCAACTAAATCCTCCTGCATCATTGAGAATGCCTACGAGTCAGACACTGGATTGTACTGGTGTGAGTCCCAGCGGGGGGAGTGCAGCAACACCGTCAACATCACTGTTACTG ATGGTGTTGTGATCCTGGAGAGCCCTGGACTTCCTGTGACAGAAGGAGACGATGTGACACTTCTGTGTTCCTACAAGGAAGAAGATGAAATTAAATCTACATCAAATTTCTCTGCTTCATTCTACAAAAATGGGGTTTTCATCGGGTCTCAGCCTGCAGGAAAGATGACCCTCCGAGCCGTTTCCAGGTCTAATGAAGGCCTTTACGAGTGTGAACACCCCACAAAAGGAGGGTCATCACAGAGCTGGCTGGCAGTGAGAG CTGGAGCTCAGCCTACAAGTGTCCCTACcactcctcctgctcctcttaaGTCTCTGCGCCTGTTGTGCACCATCCTGCTGTTCATCCTCTACAATGTCATCCTCATTATGTGTGTACTCATTTACCGAAGGTGGGCTTGA
- the LOC122974133 gene encoding uncharacterized protein LOC122974133 translates to MVFVCIERRLYITMTVTLLLPLLLLCGSQASHYHGTVMTFTPKFRMCQDDESVRVVFHYKLNFHSCTDEDSWKCVSGDCGTESVELYIVDQEAEIWCQREGVMFRQVSTNALFQLRLEGGDWMSGLKNGISGWRAVTKVDLRIRSDMGQPNSSPQTTILPILRVPSNCQRDYNLLAFDADGDEVKCRYGNTAAEECNPCTPPSVLTISPTCTLSFHSTSSSNEGPYAVQLEMEDFPRHTISLFQSDGVETRTPCDALSKIPIRFVLMVDTAVPCCTEGKYLPRFLPPTPAKGAQLIAYVNQPLEINIKAEATKSQVSQLFFSGPHGMVKQTGLEGQFLLNWTTSEKENGENHPICFVVQAVNNLNKYHSELRCVIVNVRNEPTTTMLPTTTTNTPTTPQKPTTTMLPTTTTNTPTAPQSTTIAPSIPENETEVQSNRTKELDESIYSHENSGVGKVFIIVFGVGIVGIIAGVAVWAVRRYKRQGRWSIDGMQQLQ, encoded by the exons ATGGTGTTTGTCTGTATAGAGCGACGATTATATATCACTATGACTGTCAccctgctgctgcctctgctgctgctctgtggctCCCAGGCTTCTCATTACCATGGGACAGTGATGACTTTCACCCCCAAATTCAGGATGTGTCAAGATGATGAATCTGTCAGG GTGGTCTTTCACTACAAGCTGAACTTCCACTCGTGCACAGATGAGGACTCGTGGAAATGTGTCAGCGGGGACTGTGGGACTGAAAGTGTAGAACTGTACATCGTGGATCAGGAGGCTGAAATATGGTGTCAGAGGGAAGGAGTCATGTTTCGGCAGGTTTCCACCAATGCTCTGTTTCAGCTCCG GTTGGAAGGTGGCGACTGGATGAGTGGTCTCAAAAATGGCATCAGTGGCTGGAGGGCTGTAACCAAGGTGGACCTGAGGATTCGGTCCGACATGGGCCAACCCAACAGTTCGCCTCAGACCACCATCCTGCCAATCCTGCG AGTTCCTTCAAACTGTCAGCGAGACTACAACCTGTTGGCCTTTGACGCTGATGGAGACGAGGTGAAATGCAGATATGGAAATACAGCAGCAGAAGAATGTAATCCCTGCACACCACCGTCTGTTCTGACCATTTCACca aCTTGTACTTTATCATTTCACTCCACCAGCAGCAGTAATGAAGGTCCGTATGCGGTACAGCTGGAGATGGAGGACTTCCCCCGCCACACTATCTCCCTCTTTCAAAGTGATGGTGTGGAAACAAGAACTCCCTGTGATGCTCTCAGCAAAATACCGATCAGATTTGTTTTAATGG TGGACACTGCTGTGCCATGCTGCACAGAGGGAAAGTATCTGCCCAGGTTTCTGCCTCCAACTCCAGCCAAAGGTGCGCAGCTGATCGCATATGTCAACCAGCCCCTGGAAATTAACATCAAGGCAGAGGCAACAAAGTCCCA ggtTTCACAGCTTTTCTTCAGTGGGCCGCACGGCATGGTAAAGCAGACTGGATTAGAGGGACAGTTCCTCTTGAACTGGACTACATCAGAGAAGGAAAATGGAGAAAACCATCCCATCTGCTTTGTAGTCCAGGCAGTGAACAA CCTGAACAAGTATCACTCAGAGCTTCGATGTGTGATTGTAAACGTTAGAAACG AACCAACCACCACAATGCTGCCGACAACTACAACAAACACACCAACTACCCCACAAA AACCAACCACCACAATGCTGCCGACAACTACGACAAACACACCAACTGCCCCACAAAGTACAACCATCGCTCCCTCCA TccctgaaaatgaaacagaagttCAGAGCAACAGGACGAAGGAGCTAGATGAGTCCATATACA GTCA
- the LOC122974238 gene encoding low affinity immunoglobulin gamma Fc region receptor II-b-like isoform X2 translates to MEITSLCLMLSTLSISPNRSQFFQYDQISLSCEAPANSSGWIVRRNTSKLTSQQCTYGWGISTKSSCIIENAYESDTGLYWCESQRGECSNTVNITVTDGVVILESPGLPVTEGDDVTLLCSYKEEDEIKSTSNFSASFYKNGVFIGSQPAGKMTLRAVSRSNEGLYECEHPTKGGSSQSWLAVRAGAQPTSVPTTPPAPLKSLRLLCTILLFILYNVILIMCVLIYRRWA, encoded by the exons ATGGAGATCACATCACTCTGCCTGATGCTCT CCACACTGAGCATCAGTCCCAACAGATCTCAGTTTTTTCAGTATGACCAAATCTCTCTGAGCTGTGAGGCACCAGCAAACTCCAGCGGCTGGATAGTGAGGAGAAACACTTCGAAACTGACATCTCAGCAATGCACGTATGGCTGGGGAATCTCAACTAAATCCTCCTGCATCATTGAGAATGCCTACGAGTCAGACACTGGATTGTACTGGTGTGAGTCCCAGCGGGGGGAGTGCAGCAACACCGTCAACATCACTGTTACTG ATGGTGTTGTGATCCTGGAGAGCCCTGGACTTCCTGTGACAGAAGGAGACGATGTGACACTTCTGTGTTCCTACAAGGAAGAAGATGAAATTAAATCTACATCAAATTTCTCTGCTTCATTCTACAAAAATGGGGTTTTCATCGGGTCTCAGCCTGCAGGAAAGATGACCCTCCGAGCCGTTTCCAGGTCTAATGAAGGCCTTTACGAGTGTGAACACCCCACAAAAGGAGGGTCATCACAGAGCTGGCTGGCAGTGAGAG CTGGAGCTCAGCCTACAAGTGTCCCTACcactcctcctgctcctcttaaGTCTCTGCGCCTGTTGTGCACCATCCTGCTGTTCATCCTCTACAATGTCATCCTCATTATGTGTGTACTCATTTACCGAAGGTGGGCTTGA